One Spirochaeta africana DSM 8902 genomic window carries:
- a CDS encoding putative bifunctional diguanylate cyclase/phosphodiesterase, with protein MGIRQCARTLLHFLFDYRPEYHLEPTQAKVSLIAMYTIGLAGMIAAPFNAVYDYRQGPGLIFLTHAIFLALLITGIIVFWMTRYLRVFRLIYVGAMISLVTGIAFSGAGSSGTGFFYLIAGYGVLYYVLGLRGGIIFPVLVLGAAVLIYRAGWYPPDSLLHLSRFSRNYLLINFVASTFGVFSVIYQHVMYSHLFRTAYTDHLTGIPNRARLEIELQQRMMAPERLHAFSLVGIKLRHLSKINAFHGSDVGDAVLIETTRRIREQCQDNDLVVRYSGTLFVVLTPDIDSTSLQSGIRHVLGSIQRLQVQHGVRLEITAQVAITRYPEDSLVADQLISNLTETLSRNPRTQILFFDQGRHLEEQRRFAMAQELRQALIRDELHLVYHPKVRMHDGVACGCEVLLRWRSSTLGTVPPEVFIPLAEEVGLIEDITAWILHQVLKACHELHPELVRSVCPHRFAINLSPLDLTHPEFQQRLSDIARDHPQCMPMLEFEITEGIMMDDNPVLQQNLDALHEAGCRIAIDDFGTGYSNLGYLHRIRAQNLKIDRSFVCTLNETNQHSPIVEAILAMARSLQLDITAEGVETPFQHDFLIQRGCTYAQGWLYSKPLQLTDYKAWLTRNPNNLRS; from the coding sequence ATGGGTATACGGCAATGTGCACGTACACTGCTGCATTTTCTCTTTGACTATCGACCGGAGTACCATCTTGAGCCCACCCAGGCTAAGGTCAGTCTGATTGCCATGTACACCATCGGGTTGGCCGGCATGATTGCAGCCCCGTTCAATGCAGTTTACGATTACCGCCAGGGACCCGGACTGATCTTTCTTACGCATGCAATCTTTCTGGCGCTGCTGATTACCGGCATCATAGTATTCTGGATGACCCGGTACCTGCGTGTGTTCCGACTGATCTATGTAGGAGCGATGATCAGCCTGGTAACCGGCATAGCATTCTCCGGTGCTGGCAGCTCCGGAACCGGTTTTTTTTATCTCATTGCCGGATATGGCGTACTGTATTATGTGCTTGGGCTACGAGGCGGGATTATCTTTCCCGTGCTGGTGCTGGGCGCCGCAGTTCTGATTTACCGTGCCGGATGGTATCCTCCCGACTCGCTGCTCCATCTGTCCCGGTTCTCCCGGAACTATCTGCTGATAAATTTCGTGGCCAGTACCTTCGGTGTCTTCTCGGTTATATATCAGCATGTCATGTACAGTCACCTGTTCCGCACTGCCTATACTGATCACCTCACCGGTATACCAAATCGAGCCCGACTCGAGATCGAGCTGCAACAGCGCATGATGGCTCCGGAACGACTGCATGCGTTCAGTCTGGTTGGCATAAAATTGAGGCATCTCTCCAAGATCAACGCCTTCCATGGCAGTGACGTCGGTGATGCCGTGCTCATTGAGACAACCCGGAGAATACGTGAACAGTGCCAGGATAATGACCTGGTGGTACGTTATTCCGGCACCTTGTTTGTAGTGCTGACCCCTGACATTGACTCAACAAGCCTCCAATCCGGAATCCGACACGTTCTTGGCAGTATTCAGCGGCTGCAGGTACAGCACGGGGTACGCCTCGAGATCACCGCGCAGGTTGCTATTACACGTTACCCCGAAGACTCACTTGTCGCTGATCAGTTGATTTCCAACCTGACCGAAACCCTCTCGCGTAATCCTCGTACCCAGATACTGTTTTTTGATCAAGGGCGGCATCTTGAAGAGCAGCGCAGGTTTGCCATGGCCCAGGAGCTGCGTCAGGCACTTATTCGAGATGAACTCCATCTGGTGTATCATCCCAAGGTGCGGATGCACGACGGGGTTGCCTGCGGCTGCGAGGTGCTGTTGCGATGGCGCAGCAGCACCCTTGGCACGGTGCCGCCGGAAGTCTTTATCCCCCTGGCCGAAGAGGTCGGGCTTATCGAGGATATAACTGCATGGATTCTACATCAGGTTCTGAAAGCCTGCCACGAGCTGCACCCTGAGCTCGTTCGCTCTGTCTGTCCACACAGATTTGCTATTAATCTCTCACCGCTGGATTTGACTCATCCGGAATTCCAACAGCGCCTGAGTGATATCGCCCGTGATCATCCGCAGTGCATGCCCATGCTGGAGTTTGAAATAACCGAAGGAATAATGATGGACGATAATCCCGTGCTGCAGCAAAACCTGGATGCCCTGCATGAAGCAGGATGCCGCATTGCCATTGATGATTTCGGTACCGGATACTCCAACCTGGGGTATCTGCATCGCATACGTGCCCAGAATCTGAAGATCGACCGCAGCTTTGTGTGTACCCTGAATGAAACCAATCAGCACTCCCCGATAGTCGAAGCAATCCTGGCAATGGCGCGCTCCCTGCAACTGGACATCACCGCCGAGGGTGTCGAGACCCCCTTTCAGCACGATTTCCTTATCCAGCGCGGCTGCACCTATGCCCAGGGCTGGCTGTACAGCAAACCCTTGCAGCTGACCGACTACAAAGCCTGGCTTACCCGCAACCCGAACAACCTCCGTTCTTGA
- a CDS encoding methyl-accepting chemotaxis protein, translating into MNFINKLRVVYQDSSVVIRNQVPGLFFSLVILLSLLPVLLVNELIQGDYLEFALEFTIFLLIGVALFQLFRGKYRSAVTIPIITSILAATALALVLTPQSSFQVYQVSLYMTVPLVLTVTISDSTWYPAGVAVSGVVVILLIAFTRIRPVLDGVEAEAFLERTVVPIALYGMASLLSLRISYGNIRSLQRTEAEHQHGLETIAKIAAIVQRSDENLNAARLLENDFQTILAGAERIATAVHALDDDAGTLQEGMSGANQAINTTNNLVEQFHHQVDEQNSVVLEATASVNQMSASLDNVADITSRKHTTAEKLLVEAEQGLRTMDDNNQAVQDMVKLANQLLEINTIISGIAEQTNILSMNAAIEAAHAGEAGRGFSVVAEEIRKLATSTSENSRIIAESIKQLSSGMEISQRSAAAMQHSFTAVVKEIREISAAFSEITNSTAELSQGGREILSAMQILQNSSTVIHDGSTNISTEQQNALQQFRHVESFVGQIGEASQRIQQALQSITEALESQRVLVSQSTRKSGELFSAVSQLAAQ; encoded by the coding sequence ATGAATTTCATAAATAAATTGCGGGTAGTATATCAGGACAGCAGTGTAGTGATACGCAATCAGGTGCCAGGTCTGTTTTTTTCCCTGGTGATTTTGCTGTCACTGCTCCCGGTGTTGCTGGTAAACGAGCTCATTCAGGGGGACTATCTGGAGTTTGCCCTCGAGTTCACAATCTTTCTGCTGATAGGCGTAGCATTATTCCAGCTGTTTCGCGGCAAATACCGCTCTGCGGTTACCATTCCGATTATCACCTCAATCCTTGCCGCTACTGCACTGGCGTTAGTATTAACCCCGCAATCCTCCTTTCAGGTATATCAGGTCAGCCTGTACATGACCGTACCGCTGGTGTTGACCGTGACCATCAGTGATAGCACCTGGTATCCGGCCGGGGTGGCCGTGTCCGGTGTGGTGGTAATACTGCTGATAGCGTTTACCCGTATACGCCCGGTACTTGACGGGGTAGAGGCAGAGGCGTTTCTGGAGCGCACCGTTGTCCCGATTGCACTGTACGGTATGGCGTCGCTGTTGTCCCTGCGGATATCATACGGGAATATCCGCTCCCTCCAGCGAACCGAGGCTGAACATCAGCATGGGCTGGAAACAATTGCCAAAATTGCCGCGATTGTGCAGCGCAGCGATGAGAATTTGAATGCAGCCCGTTTACTGGAGAACGATTTCCAGACGATTCTTGCCGGCGCCGAGCGTATCGCCACCGCAGTACACGCGCTGGACGATGATGCCGGAACGCTCCAGGAAGGAATGTCCGGTGCGAATCAGGCAATCAATACCACCAATAACCTGGTGGAACAGTTCCATCATCAGGTCGATGAGCAGAACAGTGTAGTGCTGGAGGCTACCGCCTCGGTAAACCAGATGTCGGCATCGCTCGACAATGTTGCCGACATCACCTCTCGTAAGCATACCACAGCGGAAAAGCTGCTTGTCGAGGCCGAGCAGGGGCTGCGTACAATGGATGATAACAATCAGGCAGTCCAGGACATGGTAAAACTGGCCAACCAGTTGCTGGAAATCAACACGATTATCTCCGGGATCGCTGAGCAAACCAACATCCTGTCCATGAACGCAGCCATCGAGGCAGCTCATGCCGGCGAGGCCGGAAGAGGTTTTTCCGTGGTTGCGGAGGAGATCCGTAAACTCGCTACCTCTACCAGCGAGAATTCCAGAATAATCGCCGAAAGTATCAAGCAGCTTTCAAGCGGCATGGAAATCTCCCAGCGCAGTGCTGCTGCCATGCAGCACAGCTTTACCGCGGTGGTGAAGGAAATACGCGAGATATCGGCGGCCTTCAGTGAAATTACCAACTCAACCGCGGAATTATCCCAAGGCGGTCGGGAGATTCTTTCCGCAATGCAGATCCTGCAGAACAGTTCAACTGTTATTCATGACGGCAGCACCAACATCAGTACCGAGCAGCAGAACGCCTTGCAGCAGTTCCGGCATGTGGAATCCTTTGTCGGGCAGATAGGGGAGGCCTCTCAACGTATTCAGCAGGCACTGCAATCAATTACTGAGGCCTTGGAAAGTCAGCGTGTGCTGGTCTCGCAGTCAACCCGAAAAAGCGGGGAGCTGTTTTCTGCGGTGTCACAACTTGCCGCACAATAA